One Thiocapsa sp. genomic window carries:
- a CDS encoding SUMF1/EgtB/PvdO family nonheme iron enzyme codes for MNPMTPRNPQNVSERQLLLIISIAFGLSVTLPAMATNDCRGADCAYNPEPDRDDVIFPMPGNYQMVFRELKIPGDREFWGSTERVIRFGDIRGAGGETAIFEGVQRLPISGGFLTSDGWIYHLGKYEVTVGQYLMVVGNGDLEAGLTILAERSDNRQLLDELREAITTGREVKRNRLLAQPLRLLSWYDFVDFIRQYNKWCLATSACRELLPRLPTRLEVGSPDSETPGFFRLPTELEWEFAARGGLEALRNQQNGGSSYEDTLPFPLNEAPSYTWAKSNSKGKGPNRIGSLRPIYGFYDTFGNVQELTTDLFRADLIQAKVGGLTARGGSFFDYEPTMRVSQRAEIPLYQLKGNDLVETRSPTTGIRLAIGSLVVQSERYRDDLASQYQAYVKGFRKQTASGLSTADPFTQAADVGLQEAQALLSAILDANPGNTNLRDQLNKIKSHLHLADRQITEGIDDIADKMVRNSLIVLKTAGWYVVRRHESEQLINQIRNMEISGRTAQIARQQERHDEFSENFQRNFENYAETVEQLQSYPREKVLLAIENFSYEYSQDRPYQEACRLLKDHVEGAFNPSAWKNQVVSTALGTGVYR; via the coding sequence ATGAATCCAATGACGCCCCGAAACCCTCAGAATGTTTCCGAACGGCAACTTCTCTTGATCATATCGATTGCCTTCGGCCTCAGCGTAACGCTTCCAGCCATGGCAACTAATGACTGTCGCGGCGCAGATTGTGCTTACAATCCGGAGCCTGACCGAGACGATGTGATATTTCCGATGCCAGGAAATTACCAGATGGTCTTCCGTGAGCTGAAGATTCCAGGAGATCGTGAGTTCTGGGGAAGCACAGAACGCGTAATAAGATTTGGCGATATTCGGGGGGCTGGGGGCGAAACCGCAATTTTCGAAGGCGTCCAGCGGTTGCCAATTTCCGGGGGCTTTCTGACGTCAGATGGCTGGATCTATCACCTTGGAAAATATGAGGTCACCGTCGGCCAGTACTTGATGGTTGTCGGTAACGGGGATCTCGAAGCTGGGCTAACAATACTCGCTGAACGGAGCGATAACCGACAGCTGCTCGACGAGCTACGTGAAGCAATCACAACGGGACGGGAAGTCAAACGTAACCGCCTGCTTGCTCAACCACTGCGCCTTTTGAGCTGGTATGACTTCGTTGATTTTATTCGACAGTATAACAAGTGGTGTCTAGCGACATCCGCTTGTCGAGAACTACTGCCTCGACTTCCGACGCGACTGGAGGTAGGCAGTCCTGACTCCGAGACACCTGGATTCTTCAGGCTACCCACTGAACTTGAGTGGGAGTTTGCTGCGCGTGGAGGACTTGAGGCGTTACGTAATCAACAGAATGGCGGCTCGTCGTATGAAGACACTCTGCCGTTTCCCCTTAACGAGGCCCCGAGTTATACCTGGGCGAAGAGTAATAGCAAGGGTAAAGGTCCGAATCGTATCGGTTCTCTCCGACCAATCTACGGATTTTATGATACATTTGGTAATGTTCAGGAGTTGACCACTGACCTTTTCCGGGCAGATTTGATTCAAGCGAAAGTTGGTGGACTCACTGCTAGGGGTGGCAGCTTTTTCGACTACGAGCCCACCATGCGTGTGTCGCAGCGAGCCGAAATACCACTTTACCAGCTAAAGGGAAACGATCTGGTAGAAACAAGGTCGCCCACGACCGGGATTCGGCTGGCGATAGGATCTCTAGTTGTGCAGTCCGAGCGATATCGTGACGACCTTGCTTCCCAATATCAGGCATACGTTAAAGGATTCCGGAAGCAGACTGCATCCGGGCTATCGACTGCAGATCCATTTACTCAAGCAGCTGACGTCGGGTTGCAGGAAGCGCAGGCTTTACTTTCTGCGATCCTGGATGCTAACCCAGGCAATACGAATCTTCGTGATCAGCTCAACAAGATAAAGAGCCATCTTCATCTGGCAGACCGCCAGATTACTGAAGGAATCGATGATATTGCTGATAAAATGGTTCGTAATAGTTTAATCGTCTTGAAGACGGCAGGATGGTATGTTGTTCGGAGACATGAAAGTGAGCAGCTTATCAATCAGATCAGGAACATGGAGATTTCGGGACGCACAGCACAAATTGCTAGGCAGCAGGAACGACACGACGAATTTTCAGAGAATTTCCAGCGTAACTTTGAGAATTACGCCGAAACTGTTGAGCAGCTCCAAAGCTATCCTCGGGAAAAGGTCCTGCTTGCAATTGAAAACTTTAGTTATGAGTACTCGCAGGACCGTCCATATCAGGAGGCATGTCGTCTGCTGAAAGATCATGTTGAAGGTGCCTTCAACCCTAGCGCCTGGAAGAATCAGGTTGTATCTACAGCGCTAGGCACAGGCGTGTATCGTTGA
- a CDS encoding FtsX-like permease family protein produces the protein MTRRKQMAPPTGTIFRLAWLDLRHEWILSLCMVLAIAAVLGPLLILMGLKYGTIQTLRDRLVEDPVNREIRPLQTEQLTPKWFAELLGRSDVGFAIPTILRGSSIARVDSPKRKSLTIDLIPTADGDPLLLENGGAIPGKEQCVLSLPAAEELKVEVGEHLRMTVSRTRNGERELEMSDLEVIAVLSARADALPRLYAPLDLVEDIEAYREGLAVPARGWPGGPAKPFTSFDGIRIVTEQPLDGLTLRGLGINTGLVDIDTLDASSFALAMGFSLPAGVSAYEFRARGNTIQDSSLSVIKSRLRGKVFVLLPFADDLVLELAGHPITAVGLSLSDDERRFLGLADLPWGGYRNEWTDAEVRQIILPNTLTESKEVLASVPILNGERLEFPLRSAVSDGYRFAIIPTELAGILRTGVTRRLEFKPDLGGLILARSGHRGFRLYARGIDDVPSLYRWFIDQNISVQTMAQEIERVQILDRGLTRIFWLVAAVGILGGMASLVANLYAAVERKKRDISVLRLMGLSRIQVFRFPVYQGQIMAVISVMGAIVGYFVLAGIINHVFSADLQLGQKICSLPMFYFATTLLITVAIAFLSSLLAAWKTTQIDPAEALREE, from the coding sequence GTGACCAGACGAAAACAAATGGCGCCTCCAACCGGAACAATTTTTCGGCTCGCGTGGCTCGATTTACGCCATGAATGGATATTGAGCCTCTGTATGGTCTTAGCGATCGCGGCTGTGCTAGGCCCACTGCTGATTTTGATGGGGCTTAAGTATGGCACCATTCAAACTTTACGGGATCGGCTGGTCGAAGATCCGGTCAATCGCGAGATACGGCCTCTTCAGACTGAGCAACTTACACCCAAATGGTTTGCGGAACTCTTAGGCCGTTCAGATGTGGGATTTGCAATACCGACCATTCTACGTGGTTCTTCCATCGCTCGTGTCGACTCACCCAAGAGAAAATCATTAACTATTGACCTGATTCCTACAGCCGATGGAGATCCTCTCCTACTCGAAAATGGTGGGGCAATTCCCGGCAAGGAGCAGTGTGTGCTTAGCTTACCAGCAGCAGAAGAATTGAAGGTAGAAGTTGGGGAACACCTGAGAATGACCGTGTCCAGAACCCGTAACGGCGAACGTGAATTGGAGATGTCTGATCTTGAGGTGATTGCAGTGTTGTCAGCTCGTGCTGATGCCCTACCTAGACTCTACGCGCCACTTGATCTTGTAGAAGATATAGAAGCCTATCGTGAGGGGTTAGCAGTTCCAGCACGGGGGTGGCCGGGCGGTCCAGCGAAACCTTTTACGAGCTTCGACGGAATACGAATCGTGACGGAGCAACCACTTGACGGTCTGACGCTTCGAGGTCTTGGGATTAATACTGGCCTTGTTGATATCGACACATTGGACGCAAGTTCGTTTGCGCTGGCTATGGGCTTCTCGCTCCCGGCCGGAGTAAGCGCTTACGAATTCAGAGCGCGAGGCAATACGATTCAAGACAGCAGTCTTTCAGTGATTAAAAGTAGGCTTCGCGGTAAAGTCTTCGTGCTACTGCCTTTTGCGGATGATCTGGTGCTGGAGTTAGCAGGACATCCTATCACGGCGGTTGGCTTATCGTTATCCGACGATGAGCGGCGTTTCTTGGGACTAGCTGATTTACCTTGGGGGGGGTACCGAAATGAATGGACAGATGCAGAGGTTCGTCAGATTATACTGCCGAATACTTTAACCGAATCCAAGGAAGTTTTAGCCAGTGTGCCGATTCTTAATGGGGAGCGATTAGAGTTTCCTCTTCGTAGTGCCGTGAGCGACGGTTATCGTTTCGCTATTATCCCGACTGAATTAGCAGGGATTCTGAGAACTGGTGTGACGCGTCGGCTCGAATTTAAACCTGACCTAGGCGGGCTAATTCTCGCCAGGTCTGGACACCGGGGTTTTAGGTTATATGCGCGAGGAATTGACGACGTTCCTTCACTTTATCGGTGGTTCATTGATCAGAATATAAGTGTACAAACAATGGCTCAAGAGATCGAGCGAGTTCAAATACTTGATCGCGGGTTGACACGTATATTCTGGTTAGTGGCTGCCGTTGGCATTCTTGGTGGCATGGCGTCTTTGGTTGCTAACCTGTATGCGGCCGTCGAACGAAAGAAAAGAGACATCAGCGTACTACGTCTCATGGGTCTATCCCGCATTCAAGTATTTCGATTTCCTGTTTACCAAGGACAGATCATGGCTGTTATCAGCGTGATGGGTGCCATCGTTGGCTATTTCGTTCTCGCTGGAATTATCAATCATGTATTTTCTGCAGACCTCCAACTGGGACAGAAGATCTGTAGTTTACCTATGTTCTATTTCGCTACAACGCTCCTGATCACAGTCGCAATTGCATTCTTGAGTTCCCTCCTTGCAGCATGGAAGACTACCCAGATCGATCCTGCAGAGGCGCTTCGTGAGGAATGA
- a CDS encoding ABC transporter ATP-binding protein codes for MDVYDNNLRPKEKWTTLEIHNTIKRREQGGVVFELNIGRFSLFKGEFVAIVGESGCGKSTLLDLLALVSRPTDCEVFRYRALESESHHDVKLLWDQGDESGLARLRRSELGYVLQTGGLLPFLSVRQNIELATQLNGERRDDDLTRFARQMGIEKVLDKKPQYLSGGQRQRVAILRALHHRPRLILADEPTAAVDKRRAQHIVEDFNRLAQKTDATVVMVTHDRALVAPFAHRTFSFAVEEVTSTFTRSVCYQEDGLADGSMPK; via the coding sequence ATGGACGTTTACGATAACAACCTGAGACCAAAAGAGAAGTGGACCACCCTTGAAATACACAATACGATAAAGCGACGAGAACAAGGCGGCGTTGTGTTCGAACTTAACATAGGGCGATTTTCGCTCTTTAAAGGAGAGTTTGTAGCAATCGTTGGTGAAAGCGGATGCGGAAAAAGTACGCTCCTTGATCTACTAGCACTTGTTTCGCGCCCGACCGACTGTGAGGTATTCCGCTACCGCGCGCTGGAGTCGGAATCTCACCATGATGTGAAGTTGCTCTGGGATCAGGGTGATGAATCTGGATTAGCACGATTACGACGTTCAGAACTCGGTTATGTGTTGCAAACTGGGGGTTTACTTCCGTTCCTATCTGTACGCCAAAACATCGAGTTAGCTACGCAATTAAATGGAGAGCGCCGAGATGATGACTTGACTAGGTTCGCCAGACAGATGGGGATAGAAAAGGTGCTCGACAAGAAACCTCAATATCTTTCAGGTGGCCAACGGCAGCGTGTCGCGATTCTGAGAGCGTTACATCATCGTCCACGCTTGATTCTTGCTGATGAGCCAACAGCAGCTGTCGATAAGCGCCGCGCGCAGCACATTGTAGAGGACTTCAATCGGTTGGCCCAGAAGACAGATGCGACAGTTGTGATGGTGACTCATGACCGAGCATTGGTAGCACCCTTCGCCCACCGTACCTTTAGCTTCGCAGTCGAGGAAGTCACAAGCACGTTTACCCGCTCAGTCTGTTATCAGGAAGACGGGTTAGCAGATGGGAGCATGCCAAAGTGA
- a CDS encoding vWA domain-containing protein — translation MSYQRLKNRNYILPAAALFIATSAGIVLPVSATEVAEVDCKGGDQVCRQKTTGLPLRALPRALSTMYSDPDENSEVIASNVKAFWPVYVFERKDIDYSDGANPKGWYRVGPMQNDPLGWMQAKDVLEWKQSLVISYKHPGSGEDRRQSVLMFKTKEDLATVVESSERETMVATLYANLEGQSPAVDDRLISREPKRFVAIEQKFYMLPVIDFESVDLFDQETRYLQLAAAVPVQAGDTRNARSEEGQSDTLQDSAFIAETGLTETIEGTSAKDLLFDVKFVMDMTGSMGPYIDRTKEAVSKVAQTVVRDNPEAKVRFGLVGYRDDLRINPALEFVAKNFTSEMVEADKFVEIISNAKATEVSSEDYQEEVFAGVSEAITSNWNENSLKFVVLVGDASSHQVGHPQNTTGLDANEVRASADANKVSVFALHIRDERAQPDHALAEHQFRKLATNPGSPDAAYLSIPAFDQDQFELGVKQLSDDLAVAVANVRTGNLPQVMAYTKPDSATSSSLSGSELDSDKTETQAAVSLMTQTVIANALIEYLGAAAYPPRDITAWILDRDLSDPENVLNTPVEVRVLLKKSQVNDLIRAMEDILKAVKRSQLTGMQFFDALQGVLAQATKGGGGSINVKDAQRLSDSGLLPNWIASLPYRSAVMEINNETYEALAAEERAKLEYEIEAKLKLYQEINENTDLWVALDERDISDDHVYPLPLSVLP, via the coding sequence ATGTCATATCAACGGTTAAAAAATCGTAACTACATACTGCCTGCCGCTGCTCTATTTATAGCGACGAGTGCCGGGATTGTTCTTCCTGTTTCCGCGACTGAAGTCGCTGAAGTCGATTGCAAAGGGGGTGATCAAGTCTGCCGTCAAAAGACAACGGGGCTTCCATTGCGGGCGTTACCACGAGCGTTGTCCACGATGTATAGCGACCCAGACGAAAACTCTGAAGTTATAGCGTCGAACGTGAAAGCGTTTTGGCCTGTCTATGTTTTTGAACGAAAGGACATCGACTACAGCGATGGAGCGAATCCAAAAGGATGGTATCGCGTCGGACCGATGCAAAACGATCCTCTAGGATGGATGCAAGCGAAGGACGTCTTGGAGTGGAAGCAGTCACTAGTAATTTCATATAAACACCCAGGGAGTGGAGAAGACCGGCGTCAATCCGTCCTCATGTTTAAGACTAAAGAAGATCTCGCGACCGTCGTCGAATCCTCCGAACGCGAAACGATGGTCGCTACTCTTTATGCCAATCTGGAAGGGCAGTCGCCTGCCGTAGATGATCGGCTTATCAGTCGTGAACCTAAAAGATTTGTGGCGATCGAGCAGAAGTTTTACATGCTCCCAGTCATCGACTTTGAGTCAGTCGATCTATTTGATCAGGAAACACGCTACCTGCAATTGGCAGCCGCAGTACCCGTTCAAGCTGGTGATACCCGAAATGCTCGCTCTGAAGAAGGGCAAAGCGATACCCTTCAAGATAGCGCATTTATCGCTGAAACAGGACTGACAGAAACCATTGAAGGAACTTCAGCAAAAGATTTACTTTTCGACGTCAAATTTGTCATGGATATGACCGGAAGTATGGGGCCCTACATTGATCGCACGAAGGAGGCTGTATCTAAAGTGGCCCAAACTGTTGTGCGAGACAATCCAGAAGCCAAAGTTCGATTCGGCCTCGTCGGCTATAGAGATGATCTCAGAATCAATCCCGCACTAGAATTCGTAGCCAAAAATTTTACCAGTGAAATGGTCGAGGCAGACAAGTTTGTAGAGATCATTTCTAATGCAAAAGCAACTGAAGTCTCCAGCGAAGACTACCAAGAAGAAGTATTCGCGGGTGTCAGCGAGGCAATAACGTCTAACTGGAACGAAAACAGTCTTAAATTTGTGGTCTTGGTCGGAGATGCAAGTTCACATCAAGTCGGGCATCCGCAAAATACAACAGGACTGGATGCAAATGAAGTTAGAGCTTCTGCAGACGCCAACAAAGTTTCTGTATTTGCGCTTCATATCCGAGACGAAAGGGCGCAGCCGGATCACGCACTTGCTGAGCACCAGTTCCGCAAACTTGCAACTAATCCAGGGTCTCCTGACGCAGCGTACCTAAGTATTCCAGCCTTCGATCAGGATCAGTTCGAGCTAGGCGTCAAGCAGTTGTCAGACGATTTAGCTGTAGCTGTTGCCAACGTACGAACCGGGAATCTCCCTCAAGTCATGGCGTATACTAAGCCCGACTCTGCAACTTCAAGTAGTTTGAGCGGAAGCGAGTTGGATTCTGATAAAACCGAAACACAAGCGGCAGTTTCGCTGATGACGCAGACGGTTATAGCAAACGCGCTGATCGAATACCTAGGTGCAGCAGCATATCCGCCTCGAGACATAACCGCCTGGATCCTGGATCGTGATCTTTCTGATCCAGAGAACGTTCTTAACACGCCAGTCGAAGTACGCGTATTATTGAAGAAGAGCCAGGTAAACGATTTGATTCGGGCGATGGAAGATATCCTAAAAGCTGTAAAGCGTTCGCAACTGACAGGCATGCAGTTTTTCGACGCACTACAAGGCGTGCTTGCTCAGGCGACCAAGGGAGGAGGCGGATCCATTAACGTCAAGGACGCTCAGCGTCTTTCGGATTCCGGTCTGCTACCAAACTGGATAGCAAGTTTGCCTTACCGCAGTGCCGTTATGGAGATTAATAACGAGACTTATGAAGCACTCGCCGCCGAGGAGCGCGCAAAGCTTGAGTATGAGATAGAAGCGAAGTTAAAGCTTTATCAAGAAATAAATGAGAACACCGATCTATGGGTTGCACTTGATGAACGTGACATCTCCGACGATCATGTCTATCCGTTGCCTCTAAGTGTTCTTCCGTAG
- the mazG gene encoding nucleoside triphosphate pyrophosphohydrolase → MNRHDSIADLIAIVARLRDPQDGCPWDQEQTFRSILPFTLEEAYEVAEAIENEDMKELREELGDLLLQVVYHAQIAEEQGSFAFPDVVQSISEKMIRRHPHVFGDAELEDEEAARANWEREKAAERASKRQRPIGSVLEGVAQALPALVRAEKLQKRAAVVGFDWDKMEEVFDKVLEELQECRETLRAHAEPTERVHEVGDLLFSCVNLARHMGVDAEQALRAANHRFERRFGRVEVCLRAGGQTPSEAVRPEMERLWNLIKSEER, encoded by the coding sequence ATGAACCGACACGACTCCATTGCCGATCTCATCGCCATCGTCGCGCGCCTGCGCGATCCGCAGGACGGCTGTCCCTGGGATCAGGAGCAGACCTTCCGCAGCATCTTGCCCTTCACCTTGGAGGAGGCCTACGAGGTCGCCGAAGCGATCGAGAACGAGGATATGAAGGAGCTGCGCGAAGAGCTGGGCGACCTGCTGCTTCAGGTGGTCTATCACGCGCAGATCGCCGAGGAGCAAGGCAGCTTCGCCTTTCCCGACGTGGTGCAGTCGATCAGCGAGAAGATGATCCGTCGCCATCCGCATGTCTTCGGAGACGCGGAGCTCGAGGACGAGGAGGCGGCACGGGCGAACTGGGAGCGCGAAAAGGCCGCCGAGCGGGCCAGCAAGCGCCAGCGGCCCATCGGGAGCGTGCTCGAAGGGGTCGCCCAAGCCCTCCCCGCCTTGGTTCGGGCCGAGAAGCTGCAAAAACGCGCGGCGGTTGTCGGCTTCGATTGGGACAAGATGGAAGAGGTCTTCGACAAGGTGCTCGAAGAGCTGCAGGAGTGTCGCGAGACGCTGCGCGCGCACGCCGAGCCGACCGAGCGGGTCCACGAGGTCGGCGACCTGCTGTTCTCCTGCGTCAACCTGGCCAGACACATGGGCGTGGATGCCGAGCAGGCACTGCGGGCGGCGAACCACCGCTTCGAGCGGCGCTTCGGGCGGGTGGAGGTGTGTTTACGCGCGGGCGGGCAGACGCCGAGTGAGGCGGTGCGCCCGGAGATGGAGCGGCTGTGGAACCTCATCAAATCCGAGGAGCGTTAA
- a CDS encoding DUF4743 domain-containing protein produces the protein MSYLDKIHACNTWEPAAFVPFIRRGERLGSLRRSAAEELRRWPTRFRVTQTTVEWIETPDDFEGCTLALAEVARGLVDEGVIPYLHGEQYPVTAGGREAARCLVDRACAPFFGMRAFGQHLNGYVRTTRGIEMWIGRRSADRRLYPGRLDNLVAGGLPHGIALVENLRKECAEEAGMPPALADRAVAVGAVTYCRDSDRGLKPDVMFCYDLELPDDFEPRCTDGEVETFYRLPVQEVAQIVRETDDFKLNCNLIIIDFLIRHGLIPQDDPQYVAIVQGLRSPLPASDQRPTPTN, from the coding sequence ATGAGCTATCTCGACAAGATCCATGCGTGCAATACCTGGGAGCCGGCGGCGTTTGTTCCCTTCATTCGACGGGGCGAGCGTCTCGGGAGCCTGCGGCGCAGCGCGGCCGAGGAGCTTCGGCGCTGGCCGACGCGGTTCCGTGTCACGCAGACGACGGTCGAGTGGATCGAGACGCCGGATGACTTCGAAGGTTGCACCTTGGCGCTGGCCGAGGTCGCACGCGGACTCGTCGACGAGGGCGTCATCCCCTATCTGCACGGCGAGCAATACCCCGTGACCGCCGGCGGGCGCGAGGCGGCACGCTGTCTGGTCGACCGGGCCTGTGCGCCCTTCTTCGGGATGCGCGCCTTCGGTCAGCATCTGAACGGCTACGTGCGGACCACGCGCGGGATCGAGATGTGGATCGGTCGACGCTCCGCCGATCGCCGTCTCTATCCGGGGCGGCTCGATAACCTTGTTGCGGGCGGGTTGCCCCACGGTATTGCTCTGGTCGAGAATCTGCGCAAGGAATGCGCGGAGGAGGCGGGGATGCCCCCTGCCCTTGCGGACCGAGCCGTTGCCGTTGGCGCAGTGACCTACTGTCGCGACTCGGATCGCGGGCTGAAGCCGGATGTCATGTTCTGCTACGATCTGGAGCTTCCGGATGACTTCGAGCCGCGCTGCACCGACGGGGAGGTGGAAACCTTCTACCGCCTGCCGGTGCAGGAGGTCGCGCAGATCGTCCGCGAGACCGATGACTTCAAGCTCAACTGCAACCTGATCATCATCGATTTTCTGATCCGCCATGGACTGATCCCTCAGGATGACCCGCAATATGTCGCGATCGTCCAGGGTCTGCGTTCCCCATTGCCCGCGTCGGATCAACGCCCGACTCCGACCAACTGA
- the ispG gene encoding flavodoxin-dependent (E)-4-hydroxy-3-methylbut-2-enyl-diphosphate synthase has protein sequence MSSTRFPIQRRKTVPVRIGPVTVGGQSPILIQSMTNTDTADIASTVQQVAELARAGSEVVRITVNHESAARAVPTIREALDAQGCNVPLVGDFHFNGHRLLTDYPECAEALAKYRINPGNVGRGEKKDSQFATMVEIACRYDRPVRIGVNWGSLDPDLIVRMMDENARSPEPRDAEQVMREAMVESAISSAERAEQIGLPRDHIILSCKMSGVQDLIAVYRMLADRGDYALHLGLTEAGMGSKGIVASTAALSVLLQEGIGDTIRISLTPAPGESRTREVVVAQEILQTMGMRSFAPMVTACPGCGRTTSDTFQHLAQDIQAYLREQMPEWRTRFPGVETMQVAVMGCVVNGPGESKHANIGISLPGNDERPSAPVFVDGEKVATLKGDGIAEQFKRMVDDYIETHYRAP, from the coding sequence ATGAGCTCAACTCGATTCCCGATCCAAAGACGTAAGACCGTGCCGGTTCGCATCGGCCCGGTGACCGTCGGCGGCCAATCCCCGATCCTCATCCAGTCCATGACCAACACGGACACCGCGGACATCGCGTCCACGGTCCAACAAGTCGCCGAGCTCGCCCGCGCCGGCTCGGAGGTGGTCCGGATCACGGTCAATCACGAGTCCGCGGCCCGCGCCGTTCCGACGATCCGCGAGGCGCTGGACGCGCAGGGGTGCAACGTGCCCTTGGTGGGCGACTTCCATTTCAACGGCCACCGCCTGCTCACGGACTATCCCGAGTGCGCCGAGGCGCTCGCAAAATACCGCATCAACCCGGGCAATGTCGGGCGCGGCGAGAAGAAGGACAGCCAGTTCGCGACCATGGTCGAAATCGCCTGCCGCTACGACCGGCCGGTGCGCATCGGGGTCAATTGGGGCAGCCTGGATCCGGACCTGATCGTGCGGATGATGGACGAGAACGCGCGCTCGCCCGAGCCGCGAGACGCCGAGCAGGTGATGCGCGAGGCGATGGTGGAGTCCGCCATCTCGAGCGCTGAACGCGCCGAGCAGATCGGCCTGCCGCGCGATCACATCATCCTGTCCTGCAAGATGAGCGGCGTACAGGATCTGATCGCCGTTTATCGCATGCTGGCCGACCGCGGCGACTATGCCCTGCATTTGGGCCTGACCGAGGCCGGCATGGGCTCGAAGGGGATCGTCGCCTCGACCGCCGCCTTGTCCGTGCTGCTGCAGGAGGGCATCGGGGACACCATCCGCATCTCGCTCACCCCGGCGCCCGGCGAGTCGCGCACGCGCGAGGTCGTGGTCGCACAAGAGATTCTCCAGACGATGGGGATGCGCTCCTTCGCACCCATGGTCACCGCCTGCCCGGGATGCGGACGGACCACCAGCGATACCTTCCAACACCTGGCTCAAGACATTCAGGCCTATCTGCGCGAGCAGATGCCGGAGTGGCGCACCCGGTTCCCGGGCGTCGAGACCATGCAGGTCGCAGTCATGGGCTGTGTGGTGAACGGCCCCGGCGAGAGCAAGCACGCCAATATCGGCATCAGCCTGCCCGGCAACGACGAGCGCCCGTCCGCTCCTGTCTTTGTGGACGGCGAGAAGGTCGCCACACTCAAGGGTGACGGGATCGCCGAGCAATTCAAGCGGATGGTCGACGACTATATCGAGACCCACTATCGGGCGCCGTGA
- a CDS encoding IS1595 family transposase, with the protein MHCASAEINKQGRDPTQPERQKYRCKDCGRWFDDLSETILAGHHQPLRTWVLCLYFMGLNLSNRQIGQELGLHKDDAQRMTQQLREGIESKQSLPVLDGEVEADEVYVVAGHKGNPEAVKKARKGRRRRLKGARGRGTLAKEKPPILGLIQRGGEVVLRMLDNVQQKTIKPIILACVAEGTRFYTDEYDIYARLPAWGYEHHSVCHSRGEYARDEDGDGFHEVHVNTIEGVWSLLRSWLRPHRGISQEHLPMYLSFFQFVHNSRARGKGLLPALLAALIV; encoded by the coding sequence GTGCACTGCGCCTCGGCCGAGATCAACAAGCAAGGTCGGGATCCGACGCAACCCGAGCGGCAGAAGTACCGCTGCAAGGACTGCGGGCGCTGGTTCGATGATTTGAGCGAGACGATTCTGGCCGGCCATCATCAGCCACTGCGAACCTGGGTGTTATGCCTGTATTTCATGGGCTTGAACCTGTCCAACCGGCAGATCGGCCAAGAACTGGGCCTTCACAAGGATGACGCCCAGCGCATGACGCAACAGTTGCGCGAGGGCATCGAGTCCAAGCAGTCCTTGCCCGTGCTCGACGGCGAGGTCGAGGCCGACGAGGTGTACGTGGTCGCCGGTCACAAAGGGAACCCCGAGGCGGTAAAAAAAGCGCGCAAAGGCCGTCGGCGCCGACTGAAGGGGGCGCGCGGTCGCGGCACCCTGGCCAAAGAGAAGCCACCGATTCTCGGCCTGATCCAGCGCGGCGGCGAGGTGGTGCTGCGGATGCTGGATAACGTCCAACAGAAGACCATCAAACCCATTATCCTCGCCTGCGTGGCCGAGGGGACGCGCTTCTACACCGATGAGTATGACATCTACGCCCGCTTGCCGGCATGGGGTTACGAGCACCACAGCGTCTGCCACAGCCGCGGAGAGTACGCCCGCGACGAGGACGGTGATGGCTTCCATGAGGTCCACGTCAACACCATCGAGGGCGTCTGGTCGTTGCTGCGCTCCTGGCTGCGCCCTCACCGCGGGATCTCTCAGGAACACCTCCCGATGTACCTGAGCTTTTTTCAGTTCGTCCACAACAGTCGTGCGCGCGGGAAGGGGCTCCTCCCGGCGCTCTTGGCAGCGCTGATTGTCTAG